From Pseudomonas arsenicoxydans:
GGTATTCTTCGCCTTCGATCCCGGTGCCAGCGTGCATGCCGGTTTCTTCACCCATGATCGAGTGGTTCGGGTAAGCCTTGCGCAGCGCGTCGATGATTTTCTGTTCAGCGGCGCGATCCACCTCGGATACGTAATCCTTGGCGTCTTTTTCGTCGACCTTGATGGTATCCAGGCGCTCGATGGAGCGGAAGATCAATTCACTGGCGCTGCGGGCGGCGCGCAGCGCGATATTCAGCATGGGCTGCATGGATGTGTCACCTAAGGTTGTTAAAGAAAGCCGGGCATTCTATCAGAACTTTTCTACAGGTGAAGGTTGGTGTTCGCTTTCATAGCTTAACGGTAGGTTGAGCTGTAAGATTCTGCTCCCGATTATTGTGTTCGAGAGCGCCTCCCTTGCTGCAAAACATTCGTGTCGTCCTGGTCAATACCAGCCACCCCGGCAATATCGGCGGGGCTGCGCGTGCCATGAAGAACATGGGCCTGTCGCGGCTGGTGCTGGTCGAGCCACGGTTGTTCCCGCACCACGAAGCCGATGCGCGTGCATCCGGCGCCGGGGACATCCTTGAAAACGCGCAAGTCGTCGCCACCTTGGAAGATGCCTTGGTCGGCTGCAACCTGGTGCTCGGCACCAGCGCCCGTGATCGTCGCATTCCATGGCCGCTGCTCGATCCCCGCGAATGCGGTGTGAAAGTGGTTGAAGAAGCCGGGCAGGGCGCCGAGATCGCGTTGGTCTTTGGTCGTGAAGATTCCGGCCTGACCAATGAAGAGCTGCAGCGATGTCATTATCACGTGCACATCCCATCAGACCCTGAGTTCAGTTCGCTGAACCTTGGGGCAGCGGTGCAGGTGTTGAGTTATGAAGTGCGCATGTCCTGGCTCGCAGCCCA
This genomic window contains:
- the trmJ gene encoding tRNA (cytosine(32)/uridine(32)-2'-O)-methyltransferase TrmJ is translated as MLQNIRVVLVNTSHPGNIGGAARAMKNMGLSRLVLVEPRLFPHHEADARASGAGDILENAQVVATLEDALVGCNLVLGTSARDRRIPWPLLDPRECGVKVVEEAGQGAEIALVFGREDSGLTNEELQRCHYHVHIPSDPEFSSLNLGAAVQVLSYEVRMSWLAAQGQPSKVEKEEVASVKSAELATMDELERFYEHLEQTLVAIEFLDPEKPRHLMARLRRLYGRSSVSRAEMNILRGILTETQKAARGELLKRKD